The Flammeovirgaceae bacterium genome contains a region encoding:
- a CDS encoding TlpA family protein disulfide reductase, translating to MHLRLCLLGFNLLLSILVQAQLTMHGTITPSENWENKLYIARIDKIGLMPPKLIDSVALNTSGNFTYTFDTDPQGVLYQVSQPCKGCNYFKTISGNNENSFLVVSRYEKKENLLIQGHSEELYHLISMTGSDVNSKVLQLRNLRQPITTLLHQANQLKFGSPERNQELKQKIFKRILEEIDLLKSQLQVVLDTCQTPELLVVGIYYLNEAFLGQLQPVQIENYINKLPQSNAILYRTLKSKDLTTTKNKAGLTLPDAKLVDIKGRHLTLNQIPGKYKVINFWASWCGPCRKANINQLPPLSTKLRKHNIPIIGISIDKTVNQWKEALKKDKTSWLQCMEVDPILSGLIKPDLEGIPLYLLVNENNMVVLEARSPVQIELFLKQQIADF from the coding sequence ATGCATCTGCGTTTATGTTTATTAGGATTCAACTTACTATTGAGTATCCTTGTTCAGGCCCAGTTGACTATGCATGGAACAATAACCCCTTCAGAAAACTGGGAAAATAAACTTTATATCGCCCGAATCGATAAAATAGGCTTAATGCCGCCCAAGCTAATTGATTCGGTTGCCCTTAATACGAGTGGCAACTTTACCTATACTTTTGACACTGACCCCCAGGGTGTCTTGTATCAGGTAAGTCAGCCGTGTAAGGGATGTAATTATTTCAAAACCATATCAGGTAATAATGAAAATTCATTCCTTGTAGTTTCCAGGTATGAAAAAAAAGAGAACTTACTGATACAAGGCCACAGTGAGGAGCTATATCACTTGATTAGTATGACCGGGAGCGATGTGAACAGTAAAGTATTGCAGTTACGGAATTTAAGACAACCCATCACTACCCTGCTTCATCAGGCTAATCAATTAAAATTCGGATCACCTGAAAGAAATCAGGAATTAAAACAGAAAATTTTTAAGCGTATACTAGAAGAAATAGATTTACTAAAATCACAACTGCAAGTGGTTCTTGATACCTGTCAAACACCAGAATTACTAGTAGTGGGCATTTATTACCTAAATGAAGCCTTTTTAGGGCAGTTACAACCGGTGCAGATTGAAAACTACATCAATAAATTACCCCAATCAAATGCTATCCTTTACCGTACTTTAAAAAGCAAAGATCTTACTACTACAAAGAACAAAGCGGGGCTTACCCTGCCTGACGCTAAACTGGTTGACATAAAAGGCAGGCATCTGACCCTTAATCAAATACCAGGCAAATACAAGGTGATTAATTTCTGGGCATCCTGGTGTGGACCTTGCAGAAAGGCTAATATTAATCAATTACCCCCTTTGTCTACAAAACTCCGTAAGCATAACATACCAATCATCGGTATAAGCATTGATAAAACCGTAAATCAATGGAAAGAAGCCCTAAAAAAAGATAAGACATCTTGGCTTCAATGTATGGAGGTTGATCCGATACTTAGCGGATTAATTAAACCCGATTTAGAGGGAATCCCGCTGTATTTGTTAGTCAACGAAAACAACATGGTTGTTCTGGAGGCACGGAGCCCTGTCCAGATAGAGTTATTTCTTAAACAACAAATTGCGGATTTCTAA
- a CDS encoding transposase: MNQARLYTQAWMWVYNNEWPHSSLGYLTPAQFLLKYGKPHHPHKATAEFPHSNRIATITGNLYF; the protein is encoded by the coding sequence CTGAACCAGGCGCGCCTGTACACTCAAGCCTGGATGTGGGTATACAACAACGAGTGGCCGCACAGCTCACTGGGGTACTTAACACCTGCACAGTTCCTGTTGAAATATGGAAAACCCCACCACCCGCACAAGGCTACAGCGGAGTTCCCACATTCCAACAGGATAGCAACAATAACTGGAAATCTATACTTTTAA